GTCCCGGGGCTGCGGTTGGTGGGGGCGGGGGCGGCCGGCGGAGGCGGTGGCCGCGGGCGGGGGGCGGGGCGGGGCGGCCGGCGGGGCCTTCGGGACGCTCGCTCAGGTGCGCGAGGACGTCGTCTTCTCGGGCCGCTCCGGACTCGCCGGACGCTCCGGGCTCGCCTGACTCACCGGGCTCGCCGGGCGATCCGCCCGCGGAGCACGCCCCGGGCGGCCCGGACGTCCCGGACTCCGGCTGACGCTCACCACCAGGCAGACACCCGCCACCACGATCGCCCCACCGGTCAGAGTCGGACCGGTCAACGGCTCGGCCAGGATCAGCCAGCCGAGCAGCACCGCGACCACCGGGTTCACGTACGCGTACGTGCCGACCAGCGTCAGCGGGGCGGCGCGCAGCAGCCAGGCGTACGCGGTGAAGGCGAGCAGCGAACCGAACAGCACCAGGTAGGCCAGCGCCAGCCAGGACCGGCCGGAGACGGCCCCGAGGTCCAGGCCGTGCTGCTCACCGCGCACCAGTCCGACCAGCAGATCGCAGAGGCCGCCGGCCAGCATCTGGTAGGCGCTCGCGGCGAGCACGTTGCCCGGCATCGGGACCCGCTTGCTCGCGAACGAGCCGGCCGCCCAGAGCAGCGTGGCGCAGATGATCGCGATCACGCCGAGCGGTTCGACGGTCCCGCCGATCGCCGGGGCCGACAGCACACCGAGGCCGACCAGCCCGAGCAGCACCCCGGCCAGCTCGGCCGGCTTCGGGCGCTCACCGCCGAAGGCCGTGAGCACCACCATCCAGAGCGGGACGGCGGCCACCAGCAGGGCGGCCAGGCCGGAGGGGACGGAGGTCTCGCCCAGGACCACCAGCCCGTTGCCGCCAGTCAGCAGCAGCACGCCGACCAGGACGGCGGAGGCCAGTTGGCGCAGGCTGACCTTCAGGCCGGCCGGGCCCTGGCGCACCAGCAGGTAGCCGACCAGCAGGAGGCCCGCGGTGAGGAAGCGGACCGCGGCGGAGAGGAAGGAGGGCATCGTCTCCAGGGCGATCCGGATCGCCAGGTAGGTCGAGCCCCAGACGACGTAGACCACCGCGAGGGCCAGCCAGACCGCGCCGACGAGGCGGGTGGCGGGGGCTGCCGGGGTGGAGCCTTGAGCGGGGGTGGCCGGGGTGGACCCTGGGGTGGAGTCTTGAGCGGAGGCGGAACCGGGGGTGGGGGCCGGTTGGGAGGAGGCGGGCGGTGTCATGTGTGTCCCCCTTGGACGGTGCTGGCCGAACACCGACATGACATCGCATCGGTGGCCCGGTGCGCCACTCCGTATCAGGAACCGGACCGCGGGACGTACCGTGGGCGCTCCCGAGCGAGGAGGTCGAACCCGTGTCCGCACCCGAGGATGCCCTGCCGTTCTTCGTCTACGGCACCCTGCGCAGTGGCGGCCGCAACCACGCCGCCCACCTGGCCGGGCGCTGCGCCGACATCCGGCCTGCGGTGCTGGACGGCGCCGCACTGCACGCGGGGCCCGGCTTCCCGTACGCCGTGCCGGACGCGGCGCCCGGGCGCCGGATCGTGGGTGAGCTGATCACCGTCCGCCCGGGCGCGTACGCCGGAGCGCTGGAGGCCCTGGACGCGCTGGAGGAGTGCCGGGCGGACGGGACCGGGCTGTACGTGCGGCGCCGGATGTCGGTGCGGACGGCGGCGGGCGAGGCTCGGGACGCGTGGGTCTACCTCGCCGGGCCGGCCGCCGCGGCCCGGTTGCGCGAGCGGCCGGCGCTGATCGAGTCGGGGGACTGGGCGGAGCGGTGACGGCGTTCGGAGTTCAGCGGACAACTTTGAGCGGACAACTTTCAGCCGACGACTTTCAGACGACAGATTTCAGATGACAGCCTTCAGATGACAACTTTCAAAATCTGAAATCTGTCAGCTGAACGCCGTCACCCGTCACCTCCCCCGGAGCCGCCCCAAACCGCCAGGTAGGCTGCCCGGCCAGTGGGATTTTCCGTCCCTTGGCCGGCCGAACGACGAGGAGCCACCCGGTGCCCGAGCTGCCATCCCCGATCGCCGTCGTCGGGATCGGGGCCGACGGCTGGCCCGGCCTCGCCGCCACCTCCCGAGCGGCCCTGCGGGACGCCGAGGTGGTCGTCGGCGGCCCCCGCCAACTGGACCTGCTCCCCCAGGACGAGGTCACCGCCCGGCGCGTGCCCTGGCCCTCCCCGCTGCGCCCGGCCGTCCCCGGACTGCTCGCCGCCCATGCCGACCGCCGCGTCGCCGTCCTGGCCAGCGGCGACCCGATGTTCTACGGCATCGGCCGCACGCTCGCCGAGACCGTCGGTGCCGAGCGGCTGCGCGTCCTGCCGCACCCCTCCGCCGTCTCCTACGCCTGCGCCCGGATCGGCTGGCCGCTGGAGGCGACCGAGGTGGTCAGCCTGGTCGGCCGTCCGCTGGACACCCTCTCCCTCGCCCTCCACCCCGGCCGCCGCCTGCTGGTGCTCAGCGCCGACGCCGCCACCCCGGCCGCCGTCGCCGCACTGCTCACCGCCCGCGGCTACGGCACCGCCCGGCTGCGCGTGCTCGAAAAGCTCGGCCACGAGAGCGAGCGGCAGCTGCACGGCCCCGCCGACGGCTGGCCGCACCCGCCCGGCGACCCGCTGAACGTCATCGCCGTCGACCTCGGTGACGGCCCCCGCACCTCCCTCGTCCCCGGCCTGCCCGACGCCGCGTACGAGAGCGACGGCCAGCTCACCAAGCGCCACGTCCGCGCCGCCACCCTCGCCGCCCTCGCCCCCTCCCCCGGCGAACTGCTCTGGGACATCGGCGGCGGCTCCGGCTCGATTGCCATCGAGTGGCTGCGCGCCCACCGCGACTGCCAGGCCGTCACCGTCGAGCGCGACCCGGTCCGGGCCGGGCGGATCGCCCGCAACGCCGCCACCCTCGGCGTGCCCCGGCTGCGCGTGGTTACCGGCCCGGCCCCGGCTGCGCTCGCCGAACTCCCCGCCCCTGACGCCGTGTTCATCGGCGGCGGCCTCACCGCGCCCGGCCTGCTGGACAGTTGCTGGGCCGCGCTGCGCCCCGGCGGCCGGATCGTCGCCAACACCGTGACCCTGGAGTCCGAGGCGCTGCTCACCGAGTGGTACCGGCGCCACAGCGGCGAACTCGTCAAGCTCGCGGTCGCCCACGCCGTCCCGGTGGGCGGCTTCACCGGGTGGCGCCAGGCCATGCCGGTCACCCAGTGGTCCGCCGTCAAGCCCGAAACCGGCAGGACCGATACCGCCAGGACTGATACCGGCGGGACCGAAACCCCCCAGGAGAACGCCTCGTGACCGTCTACTTCATCGGCGCCGGCCCGGGCGCCGCCGACCTGATCACCCTGCGCGGCCAGCGCGTCCTGGCCCGGGCCGAGGTCTGCCTCTTCGCCGGCAGCCTCGTCCCGCGCGAACTGCTGGACGAGTGCCCGCCCGGCGCCCGGCTGGTCGACACCGCGCAGCTCAACCTGGACCAGATCGTCGCCGAGCTGGTCCGCGCCCACGAGGCCGGACAGGACGTGGCCCGGCTGCACTCCGGCGACCCGTCCGTCTTCTCCGCCGTCGCCGAGCAGATGCGGCGCCTGGACGCGGCCGGCATCCCGTACGAGGTGGTCCCCGGCGTGCCCGCCTTCGCCGCCGCCGCGGCCGCG
The genomic region above belongs to Streptomyces sp. 1331.2 and contains:
- a CDS encoding EamA family transporter, whose translation is MTPPASSQPAPTPGSASAQDSTPGSTPATPAQGSTPAAPATRLVGAVWLALAVVYVVWGSTYLAIRIALETMPSFLSAAVRFLTAGLLLVGYLLVRQGPAGLKVSLRQLASAVLVGVLLLTGGNGLVVLGETSVPSGLAALLVAAVPLWMVVLTAFGGERPKPAELAGVLLGLVGLGVLSAPAIGGTVEPLGVIAIICATLLWAAGSFASKRVPMPGNVLAASAYQMLAGGLCDLLVGLVRGEQHGLDLGAVSGRSWLALAYLVLFGSLLAFTAYAWLLRAAPLTLVGTYAYVNPVVAVLLGWLILAEPLTGPTLTGGAIVVAGVCLVVSVSRSPGRPGRPGRAPRADRPASPVSQASPERPASPERPEKTTSSRT
- the cbiE gene encoding precorrin-6y C5,15-methyltransferase (decarboxylating) subunit CbiE, translated to MPELPSPIAVVGIGADGWPGLAATSRAALRDAEVVVGGPRQLDLLPQDEVTARRVPWPSPLRPAVPGLLAAHADRRVAVLASGDPMFYGIGRTLAETVGAERLRVLPHPSAVSYACARIGWPLEATEVVSLVGRPLDTLSLALHPGRRLLVLSADAATPAAVAALLTARGYGTARLRVLEKLGHESERQLHGPADGWPHPPGDPLNVIAVDLGDGPRTSLVPGLPDAAYESDGQLTKRHVRAATLAALAPSPGELLWDIGGGSGSIAIEWLRAHRDCQAVTVERDPVRAGRIARNAATLGVPRLRVVTGPAPAALAELPAPDAVFIGGGLTAPGLLDSCWAALRPGGRIVANTVTLESEALLTEWYRRHSGELVKLAVAHAVPVGGFTGWRQAMPVTQWSAVKPETGRTDTARTDTGGTETPQENAS
- a CDS encoding gamma-glutamylcyclotransferase family protein translates to MSAPEDALPFFVYGTLRSGGRNHAAHLAGRCADIRPAVLDGAALHAGPGFPYAVPDAAPGRRIVGELITVRPGAYAGALEALDALEECRADGTGLYVRRRMSVRTAAGEARDAWVYLAGPAAAARLRERPALIESGDWAER